From the Candidatus Saccharimonadaceae bacterium ML1 genome, one window contains:
- a CDS encoding ABC transporter ATP-binding protein, producing the protein MQSNKTDTTSCCVIKVRGLHKNFGSREVLRGINLDVRAGDILSVMGPSGSGKSTLLYCMAGILAADKGEVFFNGKNLAHYSANSLIALRKTSFGFIFQFGELISELPVRDNIALPLLLRGVRKKQAYKTADEWASLVGVQNVISALPHTLSGGEMQRTAIARAMAINPEVIFADEPTGSLDSVNAKKVMELFVWLASKYRKTVIIVTHSEEVAVYADRHILLKDGLIESSVTRTSP; encoded by the coding sequence ATGCAGTCAAATAAAACAGACACTACTTCGTGTTGCGTTATCAAAGTTCGTGGACTTCATAAAAACTTTGGCTCTAGAGAGGTTCTTCGGGGAATCAATCTTGATGTGCGCGCAGGGGATATTCTATCTGTAATGGGGCCAAGTGGCTCGGGAAAATCAACATTGCTGTATTGTATGGCGGGAATCCTTGCAGCTGACAAAGGCGAAGTATTTTTCAACGGCAAGAATCTTGCGCATTATAGCGCAAACAGTCTTATTGCATTACGCAAGACAAGTTTTGGTTTTATTTTTCAATTCGGCGAACTAATTTCCGAACTTCCGGTCCGCGACAATATCGCCCTACCGCTGTTGCTACGAGGCGTAAGAAAAAAGCAAGCGTATAAGACCGCGGACGAATGGGCTTCTCTCGTCGGTGTTCAGAACGTCATTTCTGCTTTGCCGCACACGCTCTCTGGCGGAGAGATGCAGCGAACGGCAATTGCGCGAGCTATGGCGATAAATCCTGAAGTAATTTTCGCAGACGAACCAACAGGATCTTTGGATTCAGTAAATGCGAAAAAGGTTATGGAGTTATTCGTCTGGTTAGCAAGCAAATATCGTAAGACTGTTATTATTGTCACGCACTCAGAAGAAGTAGCAGTCTATGCAGATAGGCATATACTATTAAAAGACGGCTTAATAGAATCAAGTGTAACACGTACTTCACCATGA
- a CDS encoding LD-carboxypeptidase has protein sequence MLPEKINTGDEIRVIAPARSARDIDDAVLARARAALESLGLKISFGQYAFSRSQRGCPTDAEKVEDLHAAFLDPNVKGVLAAIGGFNSNQLLGRINWDIIRANPKIFAGFSDITVLNHAILAKTGLATFATPNFYCFGLPPKADYSLEYFRRCLFAGQSETYRVRASKVFYDYAWDYDEKSPRSKITNGNPRIIQAGQASGTLLGGNLCSLNLLNGTEYFPHIKGDIILCLEDDSYDSIPETFERNLQSLIQQPYFRQVKAILFGRFQRESIATDDSLIAMVCCKKINPDIPIVSNLDFGHTDPKFSYKIGGWASVEAYNECKLVLH, from the coding sequence ATGCTACCAGAAAAAATAAATACAGGGGATGAAATACGAGTTATTGCACCGGCGCGTTCGGCTCGTGACATTGATGATGCAGTACTTGCGCGGGCGCGGGCGGCGTTGGAGTCGCTTGGTCTGAAAATTTCGTTTGGTCAATACGCGTTTTCGCGTTCGCAGCGCGGTTGCCCAACGGACGCAGAAAAAGTTGAGGATTTGCACGCAGCCTTTCTTGACCCGAATGTCAAAGGAGTTCTAGCGGCGATTGGCGGGTTTAATTCCAACCAGCTGCTTGGGCGAATCAACTGGGATATTATTCGTGCCAATCCGAAAATTTTTGCAGGTTTTTCGGACATTACAGTACTGAATCATGCGATTTTGGCAAAGACCGGCTTGGCGACTTTTGCCACGCCGAATTTTTATTGCTTCGGTTTACCACCAAAGGCTGATTATTCATTGGAGTATTTCAGACGCTGTTTGTTCGCTGGTCAGTCTGAAACGTACAGAGTTCGAGCATCGAAAGTGTTTTATGATTATGCTTGGGACTATGATGAGAAATCTCCGCGCTCTAAAATTACGAATGGTAATCCGAGAATAATCCAAGCTGGACAGGCGAGCGGTACACTGTTGGGCGGCAATTTGTGCAGTTTGAATTTGCTCAATGGTACAGAGTATTTTCCGCATATCAAGGGCGATATTATTTTGTGTCTAGAGGACGACAGCTACGATTCTATTCCGGAAACTTTCGAGCGCAATCTACAATCACTAATTCAGCAGCCGTATTTTCGCCAGGTAAAAGCCATTTTGTTTGGTCGTTTTCAGCGTGAGTCAATAGCAACAGACGATAGCTTGATAGCTATGGTCTGTTGCAAGAAAATCAACCCGGATATCCCGATAGTCTCTAACCTGGATTTCGGTCATACTGACCCGAAATTTAGTTATAAGATCGGTGGATGGGCTAGCGTTGAGGCGTATAATGAGTGCAAGCTAGTGCTACACTAA
- a CDS encoding 23S rRNA (pseudouridine(1915)-N(3))-methyltransferase RlmH, with translation MMRLRLWQKNCELMLKIIAIGKKHEPWVATGIERYQKRLQRPWNIAWELLPHSPFDSNNARRDESERILSRCGADEFIVVLDERGKLLNSPALSRSLSQAFTSNRTPTFVIGGAYGVTDALRSRANLVWSLSPLVFPHQLVRLILVEQLYRAQEIAQGGKYHHE, from the coding sequence ATGATGCGCTTGCGGCTATGGCAGAAAAACTGCGAACTAATGCTTAAAATCATTGCTATCGGTAAAAAACACGAGCCCTGGGTTGCTACCGGCATAGAGCGTTATCAAAAACGCTTGCAGCGCCCGTGGAATATCGCGTGGGAATTGTTACCGCATAGTCCATTCGATAGCAACAACGCTCGCCGTGATGAGTCTGAACGTATATTGTCTCGCTGTGGCGCAGACGAGTTCATTGTCGTCCTTGACGAACGTGGGAAACTGCTTAACTCCCCTGCCCTGTCGCGGTCTCTTAGCCAAGCATTCACAAGCAACCGCACACCTACCTTTGTTATCGGCGGCGCATATGGCGTTACCGATGCATTACGTTCTCGTGCTAATCTAGTATGGTCGCTTAGTCCACTGGTATTTCCCCACCAGCTAGTGCGACTTATTCTTGTCGAGCAATTATACCGTGCACAGGAAATCGCCCAAGGTGGAAAGTACCACCACGAATAG
- a CDS encoding HIT family protein codes for MEDSIFTKIIKGELPCHKIYEDDRTIAFLDIHPQVEGHTLVIPKKQVDSLWDLDDDTYTHLWNVAKRLARHIERLKIRPRVASVVMGYGVPHAHIHLIPIGSEAELKQPQDTESPVDHDALAAMAEKLRTNA; via the coding sequence ATGGAAGATTCGATTTTTACTAAAATTATCAAAGGCGAACTACCTTGCCACAAAATCTACGAAGACGACAGAACGATTGCATTTCTTGATATTCATCCGCAAGTTGAGGGGCATACGCTCGTCATTCCAAAAAAACAAGTTGATAGTTTATGGGACTTAGACGACGACACGTACACTCACCTCTGGAACGTTGCAAAGCGTCTTGCTAGACACATTGAACGCCTCAAGATTCGCCCGCGCGTTGCCTCGGTCGTGATGGGGTATGGCGTGCCGCATGCGCACATCCATCTAATTCCGATCGGCAGCGAAGCGGAATTAAAGCAGCCGCAAGATACTGAATCGCCAGTTGATCATGATGCGCTTGCGGCTATGGCAGAAAAACTGCGAACTAATGCTTAA